In the Mastacembelus armatus chromosome 17, fMasArm1.2, whole genome shotgun sequence genome, one interval contains:
- the LOC113134104 gene encoding uncharacterized protein LOC113134104 — MADAVLRRIRRRCVEIERAYHQGSAGRREVHAIEISIANLRRVENTISAEAMRNIIQSLTDLRTLVTATLTSDSVRACFSAAHRLYSGRQGRPTLDISREQIELLLTQGFTVRAMARMLGCSSSYLHKKMKTFQISARNRFTRISDSDLQEHIRVLHNQFPTSGSEMMRGYLHADGIVVPRRRVRETLNHIDPAAAAQRWSQAVVRRTYYVPFPNSLWHIDGHMRLIRWGFVTHAGIDGNSRIITYINCSTDNKALTVLTHFVRATCLYGLPARVRSDHGGENTLVALLMNLLQGQGHARHITGQSVHNQRIERLWRDVFQQVVRYFYMLFYSFEDEQILNPDDNTQKMALQIVYKPEIQRRLDLFRHAWNNHKIRSANNHTPTQIWMEGMLVTTEQESTPLNNVFGDDPYSQENLEAGLARHGIQLTQLQANSEDPVQTVTLSQPFNDLNSEQQQGLHNAIDGITDLKDRYLVCTRELQNILQRI, encoded by the exons ATGGCGGACGCTGTCCTGAGACGAATTAGAAGACGATGTGTTGAAATTGAACGAGCATATCATCAAGGCTCTGCAGGTCGAAGAGAAGTGCACGCTATTGAAATCTCTATTGCTAACCTGAGAAGAGTTGAAAATACTATTAGCGCCGAGGCTATGCGAAATATAATTCAGAGTCTCACAGATCTCCGAACTCTTGTCACTGCGACCCTAACTTCCGATTCAGTCCGTGCTTGTTTCAGTGCAGCACATCGTTTGTATTCAG gaaGACAAGGGAGGCCTACTCTTGACATTTCAAGGGAGCAAATTGAGCTGCTCCTCACTCAAGGCTTCACAGTGAGAGCCATGGCAAGGATGTTGGGCTGCTCGTCCTCATACttgcataaaaaaatgaaaacctttcAGATTTCTGCAAGAAACAGATTCACTCGCATTAGTGATTCTGACCTACAGGAACACATCAGGGTACTCCACAACCAGTTCCCAACATCAGGGTCAGAA ATGATGAGAGGATACCTGCATGCAGATGGGATTGTAGTACCAAGAAGAAGAGTTCGAGAGACACTTAACCACATtgatccagctgctgcagcccaAAGATGGAGCCAGGCTGTGGTTAGGAGAACATATTATGTGCCATTTCCTAATAGTTTGTGGCACATAGATGGCCATATGCGTCTCATTCG GTGGGGGTTTGTGACACATGCTGGCATTGATGGGAACTCCAGAATAATCACTTACAtcaactgcagcacagacaacaAAGCTTTGACGGTGTTGACTCATTTTGTTCGAGCCACCTGTCTCTATGGGTTACCAGCCAGAGTAAGATCGGACCATGGAGGGGAGAACACTCTAGTTGCTCTTTTAATGAATCTTCTTCAGGGACAAGGACATGCAAGGCACATAACAGGCCAGTCCGTACACAACCAACGTATTGAACGTCTTTGGAGAGATGTTTTCCAGCAGGTTGTGCGCTACTTCTACAtgcttttttattcatttgaagATGAACAAATATTGAACCCTGATGATAACACTCAGAAAATGGCACTACAGATAGTTTACAAGCCAGAAATCCAAAGGCGACTTGATTTGTTCAGACACGCTTGGAACAACCATAAAATCAGATCAGCTAACAACCATACACCAACACAAATTTGGATGGAGGGCATGCTAGTCACCACTGAGCAGGAGTCTACACCTCTCAACAATGTCTTTGGAGATGACCCTTACAGCCAAGAAAATCTAGAAGCTGGCTTGGCAAGACATGGCATACAGCTCACCCAGTTACAAGCAAACAGTGAAGACCCTGTACAAACAGTGACTCTGTCACAACCATTCAATGACCTGAACTCTGAACAACAGCAGGGGCTTCACAATGCAATTGATGGAATAACAGACTTAAAGGACAGGTATCTGGTGTGCACTAGAGAGCTGCAAAACATTCTTCAAAgaatataa